A single window of [Clostridium] hylemonae DSM 15053 DNA harbors:
- a CDS encoding sugar ABC transporter ATP-binding protein — protein sequence MENQAILRFQGATKRFGDFVAVDHVDFEVHNKEIVAIIGENGAGKSTFCKMLTGVYPIDEGEMYFEGRNVNFRNTTESMKAGISMVYQERNLVGMLTGAQNICLGNEPGKGFISEKTAYEKALEIRDKLHLSIPLDVPVEELGAGEQQLIEIMRAFYNDPKVLILDEPTASLGEGEVEPFLAFIKEVREKMDIAVIFISHKIEELFAVADRIAVLTDGKNTLTDSVDNLTQIQVIMAMLRTGKSYGRVNVMEKDFTKLPVILDSVHAVYDGREHQLDFRVHKGEVVGFYGLVGSGRTECAEMLFGLRKAEKSYQFNGETITKCNTRTMIDRGMIMTPEKRADGMFKALSLVDNICNLFLKKELAGKGPGLVKQGKSREFAGTVLSENDVKYNTPGQSISSLSGGNIQKIIIGRSIAIENISLLILDEPTNGIDVGAKFEIYQKVRQLTDSEEETKRIGVLFISSEIDELLNVCDKIYVFADGDIIQGFERNEFDKQNILSVAVRGKKIDG from the coding sequence GTGGAAAACCAAGCAATTCTGCGATTTCAAGGGGCAACAAAGCGATTTGGCGATTTCGTCGCGGTTGACCATGTTGATTTTGAAGTACATAACAAAGAGATCGTGGCTATCATAGGTGAAAACGGAGCCGGTAAGAGCACCTTCTGTAAAATGCTTACAGGCGTATATCCGATCGATGAAGGAGAGATGTATTTTGAAGGGCGGAACGTAAACTTCCGCAATACGACGGAATCAATGAAAGCCGGGATCAGTATGGTGTATCAGGAGCGCAATCTTGTGGGCATGCTGACAGGAGCACAGAATATATGTCTCGGCAATGAGCCGGGAAAGGGCTTTATAAGTGAGAAAACTGCATATGAAAAAGCGCTGGAGATTCGGGATAAGCTGCATCTGTCCATACCTCTGGACGTCCCGGTAGAAGAGCTGGGGGCAGGCGAACAGCAGCTGATCGAGATCATGAGGGCTTTTTACAACGATCCCAAGGTCCTCATACTGGACGAGCCTACGGCGTCTCTGGGAGAAGGAGAAGTGGAGCCGTTCCTGGCATTTATAAAAGAAGTAAGAGAAAAAATGGATATCGCGGTCATATTTATCTCTCATAAGATCGAAGAACTGTTTGCGGTGGCAGACCGGATAGCGGTACTTACCGACGGTAAAAATACGCTGACAGATTCGGTGGACAACCTGACGCAGATCCAGGTCATAATGGCAATGTTAAGGACCGGAAAGTCTTATGGAAGAGTAAATGTCATGGAAAAAGACTTTACAAAACTGCCTGTGATCCTGGACTCGGTACATGCCGTATACGACGGCAGAGAACATCAGCTTGACTTCCGGGTGCATAAGGGAGAAGTCGTCGGCTTTTACGGACTGGTTGGATCTGGGAGGACGGAATGTGCGGAGATGCTGTTTGGCCTGCGGAAGGCTGAAAAGTCGTATCAGTTCAATGGAGAGACCATAACGAAGTGCAATACGCGGACGATGATTGACCGGGGAATGATCATGACTCCTGAGAAACGGGCAGACGGCATGTTTAAGGCGCTGTCTCTCGTGGATAATATCTGCAATCTGTTTTTGAAAAAAGAACTGGCAGGCAAAGGCCCGGGATTGGTAAAGCAGGGAAAAAGCAGGGAATTCGCGGGGACTGTTCTTTCGGAAAATGATGTTAAATACAATACTCCGGGGCAGTCCATATCCAGTCTTTCCGGAGGAAATATCCAGAAGATAATTATCGGCCGTTCTATCGCCATTGAAAATATCAGTCTTCTGATTTTAGATGAACCAACGAACGGAATCGACGTCGGCGCGAAGTTTGAGATATACCAAAAGGTGCGCCAGCTTACAGACAGCGAAGAGGAGACAAAGCGGATCGGAGTTCTGTTTATTTCATCGGAGATCGACGAACTGTTGAATGTCTGTGACAAAATATATGTATTTGCCGACGGAGATATCATACAGGGCTTTGAACGGAATGAATTTGACAAACAGAATATCCTCAGTGTGGCAGTTAGGGGGAAAAAAATCGATGGGTAA